In Pseudomonas sp. Leaf58, one DNA window encodes the following:
- a CDS encoding DUF6586 family protein has protein sequence MAQELYTRTNQKLFFAGLALESMAKAEQSQAMNAQGLVQAERESALFHLYGALLGLCHEIGGFYRLPVVATVEQALADEALNGIAIPEVAELLELARQRETWLAQMLSAYADLFRPPVAKKPAKTDVTQPLIQAVNLDEPEHPALSRAELESWRSSLKGLVRRFRDALSEC, from the coding sequence ATGGCCCAGGAACTCTACACCCGCACCAACCAGAAACTGTTCTTTGCCGGCCTCGCCCTGGAGTCCATGGCCAAGGCCGAGCAAAGCCAGGCCATGAACGCCCAAGGGTTGGTCCAGGCCGAGCGCGAGTCGGCGCTGTTCCACCTGTACGGCGCGCTGCTGGGGCTGTGCCACGAAATTGGTGGCTTCTACCGCTTGCCTGTAGTTGCGACCGTCGAGCAGGCACTGGCCGACGAGGCCCTGAACGGCATTGCTATCCCGGAAGTGGCCGAACTGCTGGAGCTGGCGCGCCAGCGCGAAACTTGGCTGGCGCAAATGCTCAGCGCTTATGCCGATTTGTTCCGACCACCGGTCGCGAAGAAACCGGCGAAAACCGACGTTACTCAGCCGCTTATCCAGGCCGTCAATCTCGATGAGCCCGAGCACCCGGCGTTGTCGCGCGCGGAACTGGAAAGCTGGCGCAGTAGCTTGAAGGGCCTGGTGAGGCGTTTTCGTGACGCGTTGAGTGAGTGCTGA
- the sulA gene encoding SOS-induced cell division inhibitor SulA, protein MQQFIHAPEQAQLSLFEAFLAQPVLPGLKASELARKSSQPDLFSELSLRGAPEHCQSLLAPVLRELSEDDGARWLTLIAPPSSLTQAWLRDAGLNRERILLLQPRGNQSPLQLACEALRLGRSHTVVSWLGSVNATARQQLLRAASAGNAQSLNIRLG, encoded by the coding sequence ATGCAGCAGTTCATTCACGCACCCGAGCAAGCCCAGTTGTCACTGTTCGAAGCATTCCTCGCCCAGCCCGTATTGCCTGGCCTCAAAGCCAGCGAACTGGCACGCAAGAGCAGCCAACCCGACCTGTTCAGCGAGCTGTCGCTGCGCGGGGCTCCCGAGCATTGCCAGAGCCTGCTGGCACCCGTTCTGCGCGAACTGAGCGAAGATGACGGTGCCCGTTGGCTAACCCTGATCGCCCCGCCTTCGAGCCTGACCCAGGCCTGGCTGCGCGATGCCGGGCTAAACCGTGAACGCATCCTGCTGCTGCAACCTCGCGGCAATCAAAGCCCACTGCAACTGGCGTGCGAAGCCTTGCGCCTGGGCCGCAGCCACACTGTGGTCAGCTGGCTGGGTAGCGTCAACGCCACTGCACGCCAGCAATTGTTGCGCGCGGCCAGTGCCGGAAACGCACAAAGCCTGAACATCCGCCTCGGCTGA
- the lexA gene encoding transcriptional repressor LexA — MLKLTPRQAEILAFIKRCLEDNGFPPTRAEIAQELGFKSPNAAEEHLKALARKGAIEMTPGASRGIRIPGLEAKAEESGLPIIGRVAAGAPILAEQHIEQSCNIKPDFFHPQADYLLRVHGMSMKDVGIFDGDLLAVHTCREARNGQIVVARIGDEVTVKRFKREGTKVWLLAENPEFAPIEVDLEAQELVIEGLSVGVIRR; from the coding sequence ATGTTGAAACTGACGCCACGCCAAGCCGAAATTCTCGCGTTCATCAAGCGTTGCCTGGAAGACAACGGCTTCCCGCCGACGCGCGCCGAGATCGCTCAGGAGCTGGGCTTCAAGTCGCCCAACGCCGCCGAAGAACACCTCAAGGCCCTGGCGCGCAAAGGGGCGATCGAAATGACCCCGGGCGCCTCCCGCGGTATTCGCATCCCGGGCCTGGAAGCCAAGGCCGAAGAAAGCGGCCTGCCGATCATCGGCCGGGTTGCCGCGGGTGCGCCGATCCTTGCCGAACAGCACATCGAGCAATCCTGCAATATCAAGCCCGATTTCTTCCATCCCCAGGCCGACTACCTGCTACGGGTACACGGCATGAGCATGAAGGACGTCGGTATTTTCGACGGCGACCTGCTGGCGGTCCACACTTGCCGCGAGGCGCGCAACGGCCAGATCGTCGTAGCCCGTATCGGCGACGAAGTTACCGTCAAACGCTTCAAACGTGAAGGCACCAAGGTCTGGCTGCTTGCCGAAAACCCCGAATTCGCCCCCATCGAAGTCGACCTGGAAGCACAGGAGCTGGTGATCGAGGGCTTGAGCGTCGGCGTCATTCGCCGCTGA
- a CDS encoding TetR/AcrR family transcriptional regulator, with amino-acid sequence MAQSETVERILDAAEQLFAERGFAETSLRLITSKAGVNLAAVNYHFGSKKALIQAVFSRFLGPFCASLERELERRQAKPEHKPSLEELLEMLVDQALVVQPRSNNDLSIFMRLLGLAFSQSQGHLRRYLEDMYGKVFRRYMLLVNEAAPRIPPLELFWRVHFMLGAAAFSMSGIKALRAIAETDFGINTSIEQVMRLMVPFLAAGMRADSGVTDQAMATAQLRPRSKASATTAKA; translated from the coding sequence ATGGCCCAATCGGAAACCGTTGAACGCATTCTCGATGCTGCCGAGCAGCTGTTCGCGGAAAGGGGGTTCGCAGAAACCTCGTTGCGGCTGATTACCAGCAAGGCCGGGGTCAACCTGGCGGCGGTCAACTATCACTTCGGCTCCAAGAAGGCCCTGATTCAAGCGGTGTTCTCGCGCTTCCTTGGGCCGTTCTGTGCCAGCCTCGAACGTGAGCTGGAGCGGCGCCAGGCCAAGCCGGAGCACAAGCCCAGCCTTGAAGAGCTGCTGGAAATGCTGGTGGATCAGGCCCTGGTCGTGCAACCGCGCAGCAACAACGACCTGTCGATTTTCATGCGCCTGTTGGGCTTGGCCTTCAGCCAGAGCCAAGGCCACCTGCGACGCTACCTGGAAGACATGTACGGCAAAGTGTTCCGCCGTTACATGCTGCTGGTCAACGAGGCCGCGCCGCGCATTCCGCCACTGGAACTGTTCTGGCGCGTGCACTTCATGCTCGGTGCCGCAGCCTTCAGCATGTCGGGCATCAAGGCCCTGCGGGCGATCGCCGAGACCGATTTTGGCATCAACACCTCGATCGAGCAGGTGATGCGCCTGATGGTGCCGTTCCTGGCTGCTGGCATGCGTGCCGACAGCGGCGTCACCGACCAGGCCATGGCCACCGCGCAGCTGCGCCCGCGCAGCAAGGCCAGCGCCACCACCGCCAAGGCCTGA
- a CDS encoding L,D-transpeptidase: protein MPDLDFLHISLADQCLYGFARGQLRVRLPVSTARNGAGERNGSGCTPRGLHQVRAKVGAGLPLNAVLAGRRWTGEVWSLALHAQHPGRDWVLTRILWLSGCELGVNRLGAVDTFRRYIYLHGTPDTEPMGVALSHGCIRLRNTDLLSLFERVPAHCPVRIEQAACPQWASLSVQ, encoded by the coding sequence ATGCCTGACCTCGACTTCTTGCACATTTCACTCGCCGACCAATGCCTGTACGGCTTCGCCCGTGGCCAGCTGCGCGTGCGCTTGCCGGTGTCCACGGCGCGCAACGGCGCCGGCGAGCGCAATGGCTCTGGCTGCACCCCGCGTGGCTTGCACCAAGTGCGGGCAAAGGTCGGTGCGGGCCTGCCGTTGAATGCGGTATTGGCCGGGCGGCGCTGGACCGGTGAAGTGTGGTCGCTGGCCTTGCACGCGCAACACCCCGGCCGTGATTGGGTCCTTACCCGCATTCTCTGGCTCAGTGGTTGCGAGTTAGGCGTCAACCGCCTGGGTGCGGTGGATACCTTTCGCCGTTATATCTACCTGCACGGCACCCCGGATACGGAACCCATGGGCGTGGCGCTGTCCCATGGCTGCATCCGCCTGCGCAATACCGACTTGCTAAGCCTGTTCGAGCGGGTGCCGGCCCATTGCCCGGTGCGTATCGAACAGGCCGCTTGCCCCCAGTGGGCTTCTCTCAGTGTTCAATGA
- the nagZ gene encoding beta-N-acetylhexosaminidase: MQGSLMVDIAGKWLTAEDRHLLRQPEVAGLIIFARNIDSPRQVRELCATIRAIRPELILAVDQEGGRVQRLRQGFVRLPAMRALADNDNAEYLAEQCGWLMATEVLAVGLDLSFAPVLDLDHQRSAVVGSRAFEGDPLRATQLAAAFIRGMNAAGMAACGKHFPGHGWAEADSHVAIPTDERSLEQLRQADLVPFSRLSGQLAAVMPAHVIYPQVDNQPAGFSRRWLQDILRGELGFDGVIFSDDLSMAGAHVVGDAASRIEAALSAGCDMGLVCNDRAAAELALSAAQRMKVQPSPRIARMRGQGFARTDYRQQPRWLEALGALKEAQLVD; the protein is encoded by the coding sequence CTGCAAGGCTCCCTGATGGTGGATATCGCCGGTAAATGGCTGACCGCCGAAGACCGTCACCTGCTGCGCCAGCCCGAAGTGGCTGGCTTGATCATCTTTGCCCGCAACATCGACAGCCCGCGCCAGGTGCGTGAGCTGTGCGCGACGATTCGCGCCATTCGCCCCGAGCTGATCCTGGCGGTGGACCAGGAAGGCGGCCGTGTGCAACGCTTGCGCCAGGGTTTTGTGCGCCTGCCGGCCATGCGTGCGCTGGCCGATAATGACAACGCCGAGTACTTGGCCGAGCAGTGCGGCTGGCTGATGGCCACCGAGGTACTGGCGGTTGGCCTGGACCTCAGCTTTGCCCCGGTGCTCGACCTGGACCATCAGCGCAGCGCCGTGGTCGGCAGCCGCGCCTTCGAGGGCGACCCGCTGCGTGCCACGCAACTGGCCGCGGCATTCATCCGTGGCATGAATGCCGCGGGCATGGCGGCCTGTGGCAAGCACTTCCCAGGGCATGGCTGGGCCGAGGCCGACTCGCATGTGGCGATCCCCACCGATGAGCGCAGCCTCGAGCAGCTGCGCCAGGCCGACCTGGTGCCGTTCAGCCGTTTGAGTGGGCAGCTGGCGGCGGTGATGCCGGCACATGTCATCTATCCGCAGGTCGATAACCAGCCGGCCGGTTTCTCGCGGCGTTGGCTGCAGGACATCCTGCGTGGCGAGCTGGGCTTTGACGGGGTGATTTTCAGTGATGACTTGTCGATGGCCGGTGCACATGTGGTTGGCGATGCGGCCAGCCGGATCGAGGCAGCGTTGAGTGCTGGCTGTGACATGGGCCTGGTGTGCAATGACCGGGCGGCGGCAGAGCTGGCGCTGAGTGCGGCGCAGCGGATGAAGGTCCAGCCGTCGCCGCGGATTGCGCGGATGCGCGGGCAGGGCTTTGCGCGGACCGATTATCGCCAGCAACCGCGGTGGCTGGAGGCGTTGGGGGCATTGAAAGAGGCGCAGCTGGTCGATTGA
- a CDS encoding DEAD/DEAH box helicase: protein MSESDAQFLVREHNDWTIAFDRKTLQRGQGYADEGRSEIVSILDMTIRAQCTGSGGRTYYQRITLDMSEDGLQCEGTCSCPVGEDCKHCAAALYVLEQGPDCGNGTHGSSHSNAEAAPQSLDLPPELAHWVEALEVTEQLAEPAKRKGPSLYYLLSNEHGRCMLSVFKGTRQIDGKLNLGRPSSLPELLYYTPRYVTDEDLRILRLLDALGKDYSLPIARLEGKKGAELYEFALASGRLLWGHQQMQLAPGPTLHAEFRWVRLDNGSYRGAWQHDEKVHDMALPLDPLYYIDTETGLTGKLQHDLDPFVASQLASAPTVPEHLIIPLSHRLNALNRKVPTPTNVRSEVIDHIQPRPHLTLGSLEFSAYTPKTGRMQRQMQHRAALAFDYDGLRAIGTDDKPLTRLAGSTSQRIRRQPQAEQAIRKALRDLGFKVATRQSKALPDSAGEMYQLPDDEAWLRFAREGLPRLREAGWSIDIPRDFAFSLQEVDDWYASIDEAPGHEWFDLELGIVVDGQRHSLLPIVLQLLRSNPELLRSSELARRSDDEHLLIDLNRGRLDAPPLRVALPYGRVKAVMATLGELYLHEHAAGPSLRLDRADAARLNALDEQPLHWQGGSHVRDLGKRLRDARDLQVEPPTGLNANLRPYQQQGLNWLQALREMGTGGILGDDMGLGKTLQALAHLLLEKQAGRLTTPALAVMPTSLIPNWLDEAQRFAPALRVLALHGPGRSKHFAKLDEYDLVLTTYALVPRDLEHLRAQPWHVLVLDEAQNIKSSTSKAALAVCELQAIQRVCLTGTPMENNLGELWSIFHFLMPGWLGDQKRFNQDYRTPIERHGDSERLAHLVTRIHPFLLRRTKEQVATELPAKTEMVHWVELSDAQRDTYEAVRVAMDKKVRDEIARNGAARSQIVILDALLKLRQVCCDLRLVKGVETKGNQADKGKLGALLEMLEELLSEGRRVLLFSQFTSMLALIEQELEKRKIRYSLLTGDTRDRRTPVQQFQQGNSEVFLISLKAGGVGLNLTAADTVIHFDPWWNPASENQATDRAYRIGQDKPVFVFKLITRGTVEEKIQLLQQEKAALAASLLDGGQAGQWRLGDDEIEALFAPLPGKRGR, encoded by the coding sequence CAAGACGCTGCAGCGCGGCCAGGGCTATGCCGATGAAGGCAGAAGCGAAATCGTATCGATCCTGGACATGACGATCCGCGCTCAATGCACAGGCTCGGGAGGCCGCACCTATTACCAACGCATTACCCTGGACATGAGTGAAGATGGCCTGCAGTGCGAGGGCACTTGTTCCTGCCCGGTGGGTGAAGACTGCAAGCACTGCGCTGCCGCACTTTATGTGTTGGAGCAAGGCCCGGATTGCGGCAACGGCACTCATGGCAGCTCGCATTCAAATGCGGAAGCCGCCCCGCAATCTTTGGACCTGCCCCCCGAGCTCGCACACTGGGTCGAGGCGCTGGAAGTCACTGAGCAATTGGCAGAACCCGCTAAGCGCAAAGGCCCCTCGCTTTACTATTTGCTCAGCAACGAGCACGGCCGCTGCATGCTCAGCGTGTTCAAGGGCACCCGACAAATTGATGGCAAGTTGAACCTGGGGCGCCCCAGTTCGCTGCCTGAATTGCTCTATTACACACCACGCTATGTAACGGATGAAGACCTGCGCATCCTCAGGCTGCTTGATGCCCTCGGTAAGGATTACAGCCTGCCCATCGCAAGGCTGGAGGGTAAAAAAGGCGCAGAGTTGTACGAGTTCGCACTGGCTAGCGGGCGCCTGCTGTGGGGTCATCAGCAAATGCAGCTGGCCCCAGGGCCCACATTGCACGCCGAGTTTCGCTGGGTGAGGCTCGACAACGGTAGCTACCGCGGCGCCTGGCAGCACGATGAGAAAGTGCACGATATGGCGTTGCCGCTCGACCCGCTCTACTACATCGACACCGAGACAGGGCTTACCGGCAAACTGCAGCATGACCTTGACCCCTTCGTCGCCAGCCAACTTGCAAGCGCACCGACGGTTCCAGAGCACTTGATCATCCCACTGAGCCACCGTCTGAACGCCCTGAACCGAAAGGTCCCCACCCCGACAAATGTGCGCAGTGAAGTGATCGATCACATTCAGCCGCGCCCCCACCTGACCCTCGGCAGCCTCGAGTTCAGCGCCTACACGCCCAAGACGGGACGCATGCAACGGCAGATGCAACATCGCGCCGCATTGGCGTTCGACTATGACGGCCTGCGAGCCATTGGCACCGACGACAAGCCGCTGACCCGCCTGGCGGGCAGCACCAGCCAGCGCATCCGCCGCCAGCCGCAGGCAGAGCAGGCCATACGCAAGGCCCTGCGCGACCTGGGCTTCAAGGTAGCCACCCGGCAGAGCAAGGCCCTGCCAGACAGCGCCGGCGAAATGTACCAACTGCCCGACGACGAAGCCTGGCTGCGCTTTGCCCGCGAAGGCTTGCCACGCCTGCGCGAAGCCGGTTGGAGCATCGACATCCCCCGCGACTTCGCCTTCAGCCTGCAGGAGGTGGACGACTGGTACGCCAGCATCGACGAAGCCCCCGGCCATGAATGGTTCGACCTGGAACTGGGCATCGTGGTCGACGGCCAGCGCCACAGCCTGCTACCGATCGTGCTGCAACTGCTGCGCAGCAACCCGGAACTGCTGCGCAGCAGCGAACTGGCCCGGCGCAGTGACGATGAACACCTGCTGATCGACCTCAATCGCGGCCGCCTAGACGCCCCACCGTTGCGCGTCGCCTTGCCCTATGGTCGCGTCAAGGCGGTAATGGCCACACTCGGTGAGCTTTACCTGCACGAACACGCTGCCGGCCCGTCCCTGCGCTTGGACCGCGCAGATGCCGCACGCCTGAACGCACTCGATGAGCAGCCCCTGCACTGGCAAGGCGGCAGCCATGTTCGTGACCTAGGCAAACGCCTGCGCGATGCGCGCGACCTTCAGGTCGAGCCGCCCACGGGCCTGAACGCCAACCTGCGCCCCTACCAGCAGCAAGGCCTGAACTGGCTACAAGCACTGCGTGAAATGGGCACCGGTGGCATCCTTGGTGACGACATGGGCCTGGGCAAAACCCTGCAAGCCTTGGCGCACCTGCTGCTGGAAAAGCAAGCCGGGCGCCTGACCACGCCTGCCCTGGCCGTGATGCCGACCAGCCTGATCCCGAACTGGCTCGACGAAGCACAACGCTTCGCCCCCGCCTTGCGGGTACTGGCGCTACACGGGCCCGGGCGCAGCAAACATTTTGCCAAGCTGGACGAATACGACCTGGTGTTGACCACCTATGCCCTGGTACCCCGCGACCTCGAGCACCTGCGGGCACAACCTTGGCATGTGCTGGTGCTGGACGAGGCGCAGAACATCAAGAGCAGCACCAGCAAGGCGGCCCTCGCCGTTTGCGAACTGCAAGCCATCCAGCGGGTCTGCCTGACCGGCACGCCGATGGAAAACAACCTGGGCGAGCTGTGGTCGATCTTCCACTTCCTGATGCCTGGCTGGCTGGGCGACCAGAAGCGCTTCAACCAGGACTACCGCACACCGATCGAGCGCCACGGCGATAGTGAACGGCTGGCCCATCTGGTCACGCGCATCCACCCGTTCCTGCTGCGCCGCACCAAGGAGCAGGTGGCCACCGAGTTGCCGGCCAAGACCGAGATGGTGCACTGGGTCGAGCTCAGCGATGCCCAGCGGGACACCTACGAGGCTGTGCGGGTGGCCATGGACAAGAAGGTCCGCGATGAAATCGCCCGCAATGGCGCCGCGCGCAGCCAAATCGTCATCCTCGATGCCCTGCTCAAGCTGCGCCAGGTGTGCTGCGACTTGCGGCTGGTCAAAGGGGTCGAGACCAAGGGTAATCAAGCGGACAAGGGCAAGCTGGGTGCGCTGCTGGAAATGCTCGAAGAATTGCTCAGCGAAGGGCGCCGGGTGCTGTTGTTCTCGCAGTTCACCTCGATGCTGGCGTTGATCGAGCAAGAACTGGAGAAACGCAAGATCCGCTACAGCCTGCTGACCGGCGACACCCGCGACCGGCGCACCCCAGTGCAACAGTTTCAGCAGGGTAACAGTGAAGTGTTCCTGATCAGCCTCAAGGCCGGAGGCGTGGGGTTGAACCTGACGGCGGCGGACACGGTGATCCACTTCGACCCGTGGTGGAACCCCGCCAGCGAAAACCAGGCCACCGACCGCGCCTACCGCATTGGCCAGGACAAACCGGTGTTCGTATTCAAGCTGATAACCCGGGGCACGGTGGAAGAGAAGATCCAGCTGTTGCAGCAGGAGAAAGCAGCACTGGCGGCCAGCCTGTTGGATGGCGGGCAGGCTGGGCAGTGGCGGCTGGGGGACGACGAGATCGAGGCATTGTTTGCGCCGCTGCCGGGCAAGCGCGGGCGTTGA